The Malus domestica chromosome 13, GDT2T_hap1 genome includes a window with the following:
- the LOC139190853 gene encoding uncharacterized protein — translation MDLDAAGIHRKFQLNELEKIRHEAYENARIYKEKTKAFHDKMIRGKSFSIGQKVLLFNSRLRLFPVQIQSLKTQQEFKVNRHRLKPYYEAFEEQVVENVPLHAVGPVQA, via the exons ATGGACCTTGACGCCGCTGGAATTCATAGAAAGTtccaattaaatgaacttgaaaagattaggcatgaggcttatgaaaacgcccgaatttacaaggagaagacgaaggctttccatgacaagatgattcgaggcaaatcattctccattgggcagaaagtgttactctttAATTCCCGCCTTCGCTTGTTTCCTG tccaaatacaaagtttgaagacgcaacaagaattcaaggtaaataggcatcgtttgaagccctattatgaggcCTTTGAGGAGCAAGTCGTGgagaatgtacccctccatgctgtgggccctgttcaagcttaa